One Pseudomonadota bacterium genomic window, AGAACCCGTAACCCCTTGATATCCTGAACGCTCCCTTTGGGACCGAGAAACCGAAGTTCAAAGGTGCCGAGACAGAAAGCCGAGGAATTCCATGAGCAAGAGACATGTACTGGTGACAGGAGCAACAGGAAAACAAGGCGGGGCTGTGGTGCACGCCCTTCTCAAGGCTGGCCACGCGGTTCGTGGCTTGACCAGAAACTCTGGTTCGGAAGCAGCCCGTGCGCTGGCCGACCGTGGCGTGGCACTCGTCAAAGGCGATTTTGCTGACCGCGACTCGATTCGTACCGCAGTAGCGGGAGTCGACTCCGTCTTCGCGATGAGCACGCCGTTCGAGGCGGGTGTGGAGGCGGAGACGGCGCAAGGCAAAGCACTGGTCGACGCCGCCGCAGAAGCGCGTATCAATCACTTTGTTTATACGTCGGTAGCATCCGCAGATCAGAGCACGGGGATCCCGCACTTCGACAGCAAGTTCGCTGTGGAGCAACACCTGGAGTCCACGGACTTGCCATGGACGGTGATCGCACCCGTTTACTTCATG contains:
- a CDS encoding NmrA/HSCARG family protein produces the protein MSKRHVLVTGATGKQGGAVVHALLKAGHAVRGLTRNSGSEAARALADRGVALVKGDFADRDSIRTAVAGVDSVFAMSTPFEAGVEAETAQGKALVDAAAEARINHFVYTSVASADQSTGIPHFDSKFAVEQHLESTDLPWTVIAPVYFMENLFLPQIMEGLNNGVYAVPMPADIALQQVAVEDIGSFGAHVVSNRDAFLGKRIDIAGDELTARQTAEVLSKVMGRSINLAQVPMEQIRAFMEDLALMYEWFISTGYSADIAGLRKAYPEVGWHRFAKWAETAVPT